The DNA sequence AGGAGGGGAAGTGTCGCGAATGTTCCCGATGACACTATCAACGTCAGTATTGGTTCCAATTTTTGGGATTGTAATCCTCAAAGAATACAAAGGAATGCAAAGAAAACTAATTGCATCGGCTGTACTAATTTTTGGTATGTTTATGATCGGGAGATAGTGTAGGGTGGGGGTTCATGAACTTCTTGTTAGATTTCATTACGAATTAAAGATTGGAAATTTTGATTTTTTGGTAGATTGGTATTACCTGTTGCGTCAATTATTTCGTGCCTTACTAGTGTTACTGTGGTTTGAGAGTCCGACGAGAAAAGAACATAAAATTTATCACACTCAAAACCTGCCGAATTAATATGTGTGTTGTAATTTCGCCTCATTGTTTGGATCAATCGTCTTAATACCTGGATATGCGCGTGGACTGGAGGCTTCGTCAAGTGTGTCGGTAATAAGTACAACTATACCGTTATTAAAAGCATACCGTTTGTTATTGTTAAAATTTAGAATATATAAATAAATATAAACAAACTATTGGTAAAATAAAAATATGGATGAAGAAGGTAGGTACTTGTCATGCCATCTATAGCAAAATTGTAGTCTAGTCCCAACATTCCATTACAGTAGGTTACTTCATGGAAGTAAGCCAATTCTTAATGTGATTTGCCAAATAACTATTAATGATATAAAAATACATGCAATCACGAAGGTCAATTTTTACGTAAATAATTAAATATTATTTACTACCGTTTGTTTGTAGAAGTTGGTATCCTTTGCAAAAAATATTCTTAGTGTGAAATGGGTTCAAGTTGTAGATGATTTTCGATTCTTTCAACTCTTTCGAGTAGTCGAATGAACTCTCTGTCTAAGAAATTAATTGCTTTATCGAGCTTTCTGTCTAACTTATCTATTCTTTGGTTTAGTCTCTTTTCCAAATCAATGATCTCTTTATGGACAATTTTTCCAGTTTCCACTTGAACAATCTTTGTAGTTTCGTCATGCACAATCTTTCTCGTTTCCGCCTGAACAATTTTGGGAGTTTCCGTTTGTACAATCTTAGTCGTTTGTTCTTGAACAATCTTTGCTATCTGATTAAGATCTGTCTTTGTTAACATAAGTAGAATATATTATTATTTCCTGCTATTTTCAAGAATTCAAACTGTATCAGTGATTAGAAAAGGTTTATTGTGCTAACCTAAAAAGTTTGTCACCGTCCAAATTTTTTTGTGCAAATGTGACACAAATAAAAGTGCTGAATAGGTTTTGTGTGCCTACCACAAGGGTAATTCGATCCCGGGTTGTGAGAACATAACAAATATTAGTAACTCGATAGGCCACCAAAATTTGTCAAACAGCCAGGAAATAAAGTATTCACTCCCGAAATGTCCGCAATTCGTGGTACCTCCGTATTTAAATGGACAATAATAAGCTGTTCTAATTACAAATACTTCCAATAGTATTCCCGTGGCAAGGTATATAAATAATCCCAAACTGCCTATAAAAATAACTTTATTTAATCTTCGCGAAAACCGCAGACGAAGGGAAGTATTGGAAAAATTCTTTATAGTATTGCGAGAAACTCCCGCACATTTGGGTGTTGGTGGTGTATTATTTTTTTTCATTAGTTAATAATAACAAAATAATAATAGGTTATTTAAGAAGGTAAATGGTTATCAGAAAGCTAAAAGAGAAAGATTTCTTATTTTTACTATGAAGGATTTCTCTTTGGCAGAATTTGTCCTTTATGGGTTTTTAAATAGCCATAACTGATTGAGATACGAAATATTATGAAACTTATGGCACTCTTAAGGCCGCAAATGATGAGATTGCCTTGGGAAAATCCGTTCTGTAATTATTTTTTTCGATACTTACTTTTTCAAGCAATTATTACAGTTCTATATCTGAAATGGTCAAAATAATTGATCAGGTACCCTTTTCAAATTAACGGTAAGTGGGTATTTGTTAACAAAGTATTAATTGTCATACATGGTATACACAATAAAATTAAGATGAAATTCATCTGTTGTACCATTATAGTTATTGGTAAAATATAAGCATGGATGAAGAAAGCCCATATCTTGAAACACATAGATTTCAAATAAATGAAACCAGCAAAGTAAAGCTGCGTAAATTCAGAAAATTATTAACCGAAACACAAACCAAGCATCCTGAAATAATTGCTGCAACAGTTTTTGGTTCGCAAATAATTGGTAAGGCGACCGATATAAGTGATATTGACGCTGTTGTTTTTGTAGATGTAAATAAAGCTGGACTAAGTGACAAACCGGACGCATTGTTTTCAGACACGCGAGGAGACCAAAATTGGGAACAGGTGAATGGACAGATCGGGGATGTCTTTAGGAATAAAGCCTCAAAGTTATTGCCCAGCGCAGAAGCTAAACAAGGTATCAAATTACGCTTGATATCTGAAGCGCGAATAAATAATGAAATGGACAATCTCATTAACTATCAGCAACAAATAGATGCAAAGAAAGCGGATGGTGGAATATCAAGTGTTGTCGAAAGATCCAGGTCTGATATACATTATTTATTTCATCTGCAAATTGGAGGTAGTGATTTGGAGAAGTACCGGTGCATTGTGTTAGACAGATTAGCTGCGCTTGGGGAATTGGGTGATGAAATTTGGCGTGATCGTATAGTATTTGGTGTACAGTTTGATGAGAATGCAAGGTTAGGAGAAGTTGATCGCACATCAAATGAACTTTTTCCGCTGTCTATCGAGAAAGCAAGAGAAAAATTTGGTACATATCCTTCTAATTAATTGGTGAGAATTAAATTCGCGTAAAGTTAGAAAATATGAGACTTCCTTGTTCCCAGGGTACCTATATTAAAAATTGAACACCCTAATCTCATATAATCATTGTCGATTTTTCGCATGTAGCATCACAAGGGATGCTATAATTCGCCATCATGAGGGTAGAAATAGAGCCGCCATGTCCGTTGCTTCATTTTGGTGTTGAGAGTGTAACCTTTGAATTGTCTTCAGTAGCCGT is a window from the Candidatus Woesebacteria bacterium genome containing:
- a CDS encoding nucleotidyltransferase domain-containing protein codes for the protein MDEESPYLETHRFQINETSKVKLRKFRKLLTETQTKHPEIIAATVFGSQIIGKATDISDIDAVVFVDVNKAGLSDKPDALFSDTRGDQNWEQVNGQIGDVFRNKASKLLPSAEAKQGIKLRLISEARINNEMDNLINYQQQIDAKKADGGISSVVERSRSDIHYLFHLQIGGSDLEKYRCIVLDRLAALGELGDEIWRDRIVFGVQFDENARLGEVDRTSNELFPLSIEKAREKFGTYPSN